The proteins below are encoded in one region of Solenopsis invicta isolate M01_SB chromosome 8, UNIL_Sinv_3.0, whole genome shotgun sequence:
- the LOC113003223 gene encoding uncharacterized protein LOC113003223 isoform X1: MEKKHIDDVQMQTVDEQFKLLLEDNSVIDAEATDVTPYDLPEWYNETLYKKGQKYFKRNMVSLLAGCTIGLIMGFLVDTSLKVLILTKRSSSTCSAFKRYAETVLHIYNLYVHDPNDSESKWYKSINAIRWHHKMASKKSKKAGLGEISLRDMVLTQYSFMAYVYIAPKSFGLCNTHEEDEAFNHVWRVNGYMLGISDRFNLCRNNINETIELCKKIKDIYTTYLINCKTSPDFDKVISTVSDALWYIMITLNKDSMMAFICDLHNVPYNKLGWYSWLNKKLHEGLLYSFLVPYVGAVVRICFNYLSQFVIWNLDKFPILAWLKFGKNNVQFNLYSKH; the protein is encoded by the exons ATGGAAAAGAAACATATCGACGATG TTCAAATGCAAACAGTAGACGAACAGTTCAAATTACTTTTAGAAGATAATAGTGTGATTGATGCAGAGGCGACTGATGTAACGCCCTATGATCTTCCGGAATGGTATAATGAAACATTATACAAAAA aggtcaaaaatatttcaagcgAAACATGGTGTCATTATTAGCAGGATGTACTATAGGTCTTATTATGGGTTTTTTAGTAGACACATCATTAAAG gtGCTTATACTTACAAAACGAAGTAGTTCGACTTGTTCGGCTTTTAAAAGATACGCAGAAACTGTACTACACATATATAACTTATATGTGCATGATCCAAATGATTCAGAGTCTAA gTGGTACAAATCGATAAATGCAATTCGTTGGCATCACAAAATGGCATCTAAGAAATCAAAAAAAGCTGGTCTTGGAGAAATTTCTCTAAGAGACATGGTTCTCACTCAGTACAGTTTCATGGCATACGTTTACATTGCGCCTAAATCTTTTGGATTATGCAATACACATGAAGAAGACGAAGCATTTAACCACGTCTGGCGTGTAAATGGATACATGCTAGGAATCTCTGACAG atttaatttgtgtcgaaataatataaatgaaactATTGAATTGTGTAAAAAGATCAAAGATATATACAcaacttatttaataaattgcaaaacatCACCCGACTTTGACAAAGTAATATCAACTGTATCAGATGCGTTATGGTACATTATGATCACCTTAAATAAAGATTCCATGATGGCGTTCATCTGTGACTTACATAATGTTCCAT ACAACAAACTTGGATGGTACAGTTGGCTAAATAAGAAACTTCATGAAGGATTACTTTATTCATTTC TTGTTCCTTATGTTGGAGCAGTTGTAAGAATATGTTTTAACTACCTTTCTCAATTCGTAATTTGGAATTTGGATAAATTTCCCATACTTGCTTGGTTAAAATTTGGGAAGAATAATGTTCAATTCAATCTTTATTCTAaacactaa
- the LOC113003223 gene encoding uncharacterized protein LOC113003223 isoform X2: protein MEKKHIDDVQMQTVDEQFKLLLEDNSVIDAEATDVTPYDLPEWYNETLYKKGQKYFKRNMVSLLAGCTIGLIMGFLVDTSLKVLILTKRSSSTCSAFKRYAETVLHIYNLYVHDPNDSESKWYKSINAIRWHHKMASKKSKKAGLGEISLRDMVLTQYSFMAYVYIAPKSFGLCNTHEEDEAFNHVWRVNGYMLGISDSSNANSRRTVQITFRR, encoded by the exons ATGGAAAAGAAACATATCGACGATG TTCAAATGCAAACAGTAGACGAACAGTTCAAATTACTTTTAGAAGATAATAGTGTGATTGATGCAGAGGCGACTGATGTAACGCCCTATGATCTTCCGGAATGGTATAATGAAACATTATACAAAAA aggtcaaaaatatttcaagcgAAACATGGTGTCATTATTAGCAGGATGTACTATAGGTCTTATTATGGGTTTTTTAGTAGACACATCATTAAAG gtGCTTATACTTACAAAACGAAGTAGTTCGACTTGTTCGGCTTTTAAAAGATACGCAGAAACTGTACTACACATATATAACTTATATGTGCATGATCCAAATGATTCAGAGTCTAA gTGGTACAAATCGATAAATGCAATTCGTTGGCATCACAAAATGGCATCTAAGAAATCAAAAAAAGCTGGTCTTGGAGAAATTTCTCTAAGAGACATGGTTCTCACTCAGTACAGTTTCATGGCATACGTTTACATTGCGCCTAAATCTTTTGGATTATGCAATACACATGAAGAAGACGAAGCATTTAACCACGTCTGGCGTGTAAATGGATACATGCTAGGAATCTCTGACAG
- the LOC120358471 gene encoding small nuclear ribonucleoprotein Sm D1-like, translating to MPTTTMTSSEAAMTTMTSTAVAMTTTTTSSTAAVTTTMSSAAAATTSTATAMAADTATMSTAAAVPSATNLITINTADLQNIIYAAIAGMRTRGRGRGRGRGRGRGRAGKGSGRGRGGGRGTIRGGGKGIQVHNYYYN from the exons atgccgacgacgacgatgacgtcgTCTGAGGCagcgatgacgacgatgacgtcaACTGCGGtggcgatgacgacgacaacaacgTCGAGTACAgcggcggtgacgacgacgatgtcATCTGCAGCGGCagcgacgacgtcgacagcgacGGCGATGGCAGCCGATACAGCGACGATGTCGACGGCAGCAGCGGTGCCATCGGCCACGaatttaataactataaat actgccgatttgcaaaatataatatatgccGCTATTGCGGGCATGCGTAcaagagggagaggaagaggacgtggaagaggacgaggaagaggaagagcagGAAAGGGTAGTGGTAGGGGTAGAGGCGGTGGTCGCGGGACAATAAGAGGAGGGGGGAAGGGCATACAAGtccacaattattattataattaa